The following proteins are co-located in the Vigna angularis cultivar LongXiaoDou No.4 chromosome 2, ASM1680809v1, whole genome shotgun sequence genome:
- the LOC108329627 gene encoding uncharacterized protein LOC108329627 isoform X1 — protein MASCPANSVTYNTTLCACAPGHVLQRVSNTCVLFEGNSTIATDTGVDYYALSLPETLFAFDTIKKFTQSQAVFLEATLVMLISWLLFCLFLRFTKVGDGRNVWFNIRWWISRMDICFATRHWLDDRKVVTKRKTELGGAFSIASWILFIGLFAALLYQIISKRSIEVHNVRATNGLELASFINDMEFNITTVSSMSCANLRNLGNLVTGNPGSIDERVVSLSTLANYTCYNSSQGPTLVIKCKNCKVHHDRMYISWQFVDLPNSPAAAVGFEFKLTSMDIAKKHTSFVSGTLKNGSDFNDSPVTFRGNISNILKFNLFPRIYHNLHDLKLIQPLFHEFLPGSVSRNTNELLVSLESSADGLINTTLFINFLSDYVVEIDRENILGPVSFLADLGGLYCISIGIFFYLLIQCEYRIKKLRNEDSILRRVRNRRKAQEHWDKLRKYVIYTFGCTALEDKYNSTGKETDCGGCMLHSVRGSGSSNKRRLKSRRDSISLYKKPSLPSNKSVTCEPLGSTNDSKLHSENMEKQQNVGPCKDPAQSQPQESSITDGNLIPPPPSLEFKDGSQMDLTDIQKNLKNLYEYNLMLRDKLLATQSLLNSSSSSHTSVNKKET, from the exons ATGGCGTCGTGCCCCGCGAATTCCGTCACCTATAACACCACCCTCTGCGCGTGCGCCCCCGGGCACGTGCTCCAGCGCGTGAGTAACACGTGCGTGCTCTTCGAGGGGAACTCCACCATCGCCACCGACACCGGCGTCGACTACTACGCGCTCAGCTTGCCCGAGACGCTCTTCGCCTTCGACACCATCAAGAAGTTCACGCAGTCGCAGGCTGTGTTCTTGGAAGCCACGCTCGTGATGCTCATCTCCTGGCTTCTTTTCTGCTTATTTCTGAGGTTCACGAAGGTCGGTGATGGAAGGAACGTTTGGTTCAACATCAGGTGGTGGATCAGTAGGATGGATATTTGCTTTGCCACCAGACACTGGCTG GATGATCGGAAAGTGGTCACCAAACGCAAAACAGAACTTGGTGGTGCTTTCTCCATAGCAAGTTGGATACTCTTTATTGGATTATTTGCTGC GTTGTTGTACCAGATCATATCAAAGAGATCAATTGAGGTGCACAATGTAAGAGCAACAAATGGACTGGAGTTAGCCTCTTTTATCAATGACATGGAGTTCAATATAACAACTGTGTCTAGTATGAGTTGTGCAAATCTAAGGAATCTGGGAAATTTAGTTACTGGGAATCCTGGCTCTATTGACGAAAGAGTTGTTTCCCTGTCTACTTTAGCAAACTACACTTGTTACAACTCAAGCCAAGGACCAACCCTTGTCATCAAGTGTAAAAACTGCAAGGTCCACCATGATCGTATGTATATTTCATGGCAGTTTGTTGATCTCCCCAATAGTCCTGCCGCTGCTGTTGGTTTTGAGTTCAAACTCACTTCAATGGATATTGCTAAGAAGCATACAAGTTTTGTTAGTGGAACGCTAAAGAATGGAAGTGATTTTAATGATAGCCCGGTTACATTCAGAGGGAAcatatcaaatattttgaaattcaatttgttCCCTCGAATATACCATAATTTACATGACCTAAAGCTCATACAGCCTTTATTTCACGAGTTCCTCCCAGGTTCAGTTTCACGTAATACAAATGAACTACTAGTATCCCTTGAGAGTTCTGCTGATGGACTGATCAACACTACATTGTTTATCAATTTCCTCTCTGATTATGTTGTGGAAATCGATAGAGAGAATATTTTGGGTCCTG TGAGCTTCCTTGCGGACCTTGGTGGCTTGTATTGTATTAGCATAGGCATCTTTTTCTACCTGTTGATACAG TGTGAGTATAGGATAAAGAAGCTCAGAAATGAAGATAGCATTTTGAGGAGAGTCAGAAATCGGCGTAAGGCTCAAGAGCATTGGGACAAA CTGAGGAAATATGTGATCTACACCTTTGGCTGTACTGCACTGGAGGACAAGTATAATAGCACCGGAAAGGAAACAGATTGTGGTGGATGTATGTTGCATTCAGTTCGAGGTAGTGGTTCATCAAATAAACGAAGGCTGAAAAGCAGAAGAGATTCCATAAGTTTGTACAAGAAACCTAGTTTACCTTCCAACAAG TCAGTGACATGTGAACCCCTTGGATCCACAAACGATTCAAAACTGCattctgaaaatatggaaaagCAGCAGAATGTTGGTCCATGCAAGGATCCCGCACAATCTCAACCTCAAGAATCTTCTATTACTGATGGCAACTTGATTCCTCCTCCACCTTCACTAG AATTTAAGGATGGCTCTCAAATGGACTTGACTGATATTCAGAAGAATCTAAAAAATTTGTACGAGTATAATCTAATGCTAAGGGACAAATTATTAGCTACACAGTCTCTTCTCAATTCTTCCTCATCTAGCCACACTTCAGTAAATAAAAAGGAAACTTGA
- the LOC108329627 gene encoding uncharacterized protein LOC108329627 isoform X2, with protein sequence MASCPANSVTYNTTLCACAPGHVLQRVSNTCVLFEGNSTIATDTGVDYYALSLPETLFAFDTIKKFTQSQAVFLEATLVMLISWLLFCLFLRFTKVGDGRNVWFNIRWWISRMDICFATRHWLDDRKVVTKRKTELGGAFSIASWILFIGLFAALLYQIISKRSIEVHNVRATNGLELASFINDMEFNITTVSSMSCANLRNLGNLVTGNPGSIDERVVSLSTLANYTCYNSSQGPTLVIKCKNCKVHHDRMYISWQFVDLPNSPAAAVGFEFKLTSMDIAKKHTSFVSGTLKNGSDFNDSPVTFRGNISNILKFNLFPRIYHNLHDLKLIQPLFHEFLPGSVSRNTNELLVSLESSADGLINTTLFINFLSDYVVEIDRENILGPVSFLADLGGLYCISIGIFFYLLIQCEYRIKKLRNEDSILRRVRNRRKAQEHWDKLRKYVIYTFGCTALEDKYNSTGKETDCGGCMLHSVRGSGSSNKRRLKSRRDSISLYKKPSLPSNKSVTCEPLGSTNDSKLHSENMEKQQNVGPCKDPAQSQPQESSITDGNLIPPPPSLDSSAIFTSMDVLQ encoded by the exons ATGGCGTCGTGCCCCGCGAATTCCGTCACCTATAACACCACCCTCTGCGCGTGCGCCCCCGGGCACGTGCTCCAGCGCGTGAGTAACACGTGCGTGCTCTTCGAGGGGAACTCCACCATCGCCACCGACACCGGCGTCGACTACTACGCGCTCAGCTTGCCCGAGACGCTCTTCGCCTTCGACACCATCAAGAAGTTCACGCAGTCGCAGGCTGTGTTCTTGGAAGCCACGCTCGTGATGCTCATCTCCTGGCTTCTTTTCTGCTTATTTCTGAGGTTCACGAAGGTCGGTGATGGAAGGAACGTTTGGTTCAACATCAGGTGGTGGATCAGTAGGATGGATATTTGCTTTGCCACCAGACACTGGCTG GATGATCGGAAAGTGGTCACCAAACGCAAAACAGAACTTGGTGGTGCTTTCTCCATAGCAAGTTGGATACTCTTTATTGGATTATTTGCTGC GTTGTTGTACCAGATCATATCAAAGAGATCAATTGAGGTGCACAATGTAAGAGCAACAAATGGACTGGAGTTAGCCTCTTTTATCAATGACATGGAGTTCAATATAACAACTGTGTCTAGTATGAGTTGTGCAAATCTAAGGAATCTGGGAAATTTAGTTACTGGGAATCCTGGCTCTATTGACGAAAGAGTTGTTTCCCTGTCTACTTTAGCAAACTACACTTGTTACAACTCAAGCCAAGGACCAACCCTTGTCATCAAGTGTAAAAACTGCAAGGTCCACCATGATCGTATGTATATTTCATGGCAGTTTGTTGATCTCCCCAATAGTCCTGCCGCTGCTGTTGGTTTTGAGTTCAAACTCACTTCAATGGATATTGCTAAGAAGCATACAAGTTTTGTTAGTGGAACGCTAAAGAATGGAAGTGATTTTAATGATAGCCCGGTTACATTCAGAGGGAAcatatcaaatattttgaaattcaatttgttCCCTCGAATATACCATAATTTACATGACCTAAAGCTCATACAGCCTTTATTTCACGAGTTCCTCCCAGGTTCAGTTTCACGTAATACAAATGAACTACTAGTATCCCTTGAGAGTTCTGCTGATGGACTGATCAACACTACATTGTTTATCAATTTCCTCTCTGATTATGTTGTGGAAATCGATAGAGAGAATATTTTGGGTCCTG TGAGCTTCCTTGCGGACCTTGGTGGCTTGTATTGTATTAGCATAGGCATCTTTTTCTACCTGTTGATACAG TGTGAGTATAGGATAAAGAAGCTCAGAAATGAAGATAGCATTTTGAGGAGAGTCAGAAATCGGCGTAAGGCTCAAGAGCATTGGGACAAA CTGAGGAAATATGTGATCTACACCTTTGGCTGTACTGCACTGGAGGACAAGTATAATAGCACCGGAAAGGAAACAGATTGTGGTGGATGTATGTTGCATTCAGTTCGAGGTAGTGGTTCATCAAATAAACGAAGGCTGAAAAGCAGAAGAGATTCCATAAGTTTGTACAAGAAACCTAGTTTACCTTCCAACAAG TCAGTGACATGTGAACCCCTTGGATCCACAAACGATTCAAAACTGCattctgaaaatatggaaaagCAGCAGAATGTTGGTCCATGCAAGGATCCCGCACAATCTCAACCTCAAGAATCTTCTATTACTGATGGCAACTTGATTCCTCCTCCACCTTCACTAG ATAGTTCCGCGATTTTTACAAGCATGGACGTTCTACAATGA